In a genomic window of Temperatibacter marinus:
- a CDS encoding [protein-PII] uridylyltransferase: MLSNDQRKIPQKKAIFNRRDITEKLESIAENTPLDHRRSKLFTLLNEAYKAGWLEVKRRHRACRSISEAALTPVANCYLMDMILKTLLDFTATHIYPNPNPTESEHITLIATGGYGRGEMAPYSDVDLTFLIPYKVTPWVENVVEFILYFLWDMGLKVGHATRNPDEIVRMAKEDLTICTSLLESRMIWGSATAFKQARKLFVSKVIKGNESWFINGKLEERDSRHKKLGDSRYVVEPNLKEGKGGLRDLQTTWWIARFTYIAKSAEELMEEGVFSRHELQQFKRVEQFLWSVRCSLHYMTDRAEERLSFDMQRQLSQFMKYQDKAGSLAVERFMKHYFLIAKTVGDLTRILCAALEQGNQKKSLLDRIRPARKVGGFKSEQGRLKLMDKDDFKTNPIFMLKIFHIADKHNYDIHPETLRQLSKDLALIDDTLREDSEANKLFLDILTSKNNNELALKRLNEAGVFGKFIPDFGRVVAQMQYDMYHHYTVDEHTIRALGLLSKVEKGDLDQEHPVSSKVVHHISSRKVLYTAVLLHDVAKGRKGDHSILGAEVAEELCPKMGFTPGETKTISWLVRQHLLMSETAFKRDLSDPKTIQDFCDEVKSMERLRLLMLLTVVDIKAVGPGVWNGWKGQLLRNLYFSSEEKLLAGHVRFGRAERVQERQTELKEKLSLKKTPASKLFGRLYDSYWLAEELEIQAMNMELIQTTDKLGEILGVAARVDEFQAMTHVTVYAQDHPGLFARIVGALGVAGATIAGAKIHTTRDGMALDNFLIQDADRQAYNDPIKLEKLERTIHETLLGKVKITERLKKRKIIGDKSAHFHINPVVSIDNNASSKSTVIEVSAKDRQGLLHDLSFVLYRLKLSLISAHVATWGEHAVDTFYVSDLTGGKITNKVRLRNIEQKLLLASEGKSPWGEALDK, translated from the coding sequence ATGCTGAGTAATGATCAACGAAAAATTCCTCAAAAGAAAGCGATCTTTAATCGTCGCGATATCACGGAAAAACTTGAAAGTATTGCTGAAAATACGCCTCTAGATCATAGGCGCTCAAAACTTTTCACCCTTTTAAATGAGGCCTATAAAGCAGGATGGTTAGAAGTGAAGCGCCGCCACCGTGCCTGTCGATCAATCTCTGAAGCTGCGCTCACTCCGGTTGCCAATTGCTATTTGATGGATATGATTCTTAAGACATTGTTGGATTTTACAGCAACTCACATCTACCCTAACCCTAACCCAACAGAGTCAGAGCATATAACTTTGATTGCCACAGGGGGATATGGGCGCGGTGAAATGGCGCCTTATTCTGATGTGGATCTTACATTCTTGATCCCCTATAAAGTCACGCCTTGGGTAGAAAATGTCGTAGAATTCATCCTTTACTTTTTGTGGGATATGGGACTGAAAGTTGGTCATGCGACCCGGAACCCGGATGAAATCGTGCGGATGGCAAAAGAAGACCTAACAATCTGCACATCTTTACTTGAATCTCGGATGATTTGGGGAAGTGCAACCGCTTTTAAACAAGCTCGGAAACTTTTTGTCTCAAAAGTTATTAAAGGCAATGAATCATGGTTTATCAATGGTAAACTTGAAGAACGGGACAGCCGCCACAAAAAACTGGGCGACTCGCGCTATGTGGTTGAACCAAACTTGAAAGAGGGCAAGGGGGGGCTTAGAGACTTACAAACAACATGGTGGATTGCCCGCTTTACATATATCGCTAAATCAGCGGAAGAATTGATGGAAGAAGGTGTTTTTAGTCGCCATGAACTTCAGCAATTTAAACGAGTAGAGCAGTTTTTATGGAGCGTGAGGTGCAGTTTGCATTATATGACAGATCGCGCTGAAGAACGCCTAAGTTTCGACATGCAGCGCCAATTATCGCAATTCATGAAATATCAAGATAAAGCAGGAAGCCTAGCGGTTGAGCGCTTCATGAAGCATTATTTCTTGATCGCCAAAACAGTGGGTGATCTTACGCGTATTCTTTGTGCAGCTCTCGAGCAGGGCAATCAAAAGAAGAGTCTATTAGACAGGATTAGACCAGCGCGAAAAGTGGGAGGGTTTAAGTCTGAACAGGGACGCTTGAAACTCATGGATAAAGATGATTTTAAGACGAATCCTATATTTATGCTTAAGATTTTTCATATCGCAGACAAACATAATTATGATATCCATCCCGAGACGTTACGTCAGCTTAGCAAAGATTTAGCGCTTATAGATGACACTCTCAGAGAAGATTCTGAAGCAAACAAATTATTCCTCGATATTTTAACATCTAAAAATAACAATGAATTGGCGCTCAAGCGATTGAATGAAGCAGGGGTCTTTGGAAAATTTATCCCTGATTTTGGTCGCGTCGTGGCTCAGATGCAATATGATATGTATCATCACTATACAGTGGATGAGCATACGATCCGAGCGCTAGGACTATTAAGCAAAGTTGAAAAAGGCGACTTGGATCAGGAGCACCCAGTTAGTTCTAAAGTGGTGCATCACATCTCAAGTCGAAAAGTACTTTACACGGCTGTTTTGCTTCATGATGTGGCAAAAGGGCGTAAGGGTGATCACAGTATTTTGGGCGCAGAGGTCGCAGAAGAATTATGTCCCAAGATGGGTTTCACCCCGGGAGAGACAAAAACCATATCCTGGTTGGTGCGCCAGCATTTGTTAATGAGTGAGACTGCGTTTAAGCGAGATTTGTCAGATCCAAAAACCATTCAAGATTTTTGTGATGAAGTGAAGAGTATGGAGCGCCTAAGGCTGCTTATGCTATTAACTGTGGTAGATATAAAAGCTGTTGGTCCCGGTGTTTGGAATGGCTGGAAAGGTCAACTACTCAGGAATTTATATTTCTCATCAGAAGAAAAATTATTGGCGGGACATGTAAGATTTGGTCGGGCTGAGCGGGTTCAGGAAAGGCAGACTGAACTGAAAGAGAAACTTTCCTTAAAAAAGACACCCGCATCAAAACTATTTGGCCGTTTATATGATAGTTATTGGCTAGCTGAAGAACTTGAAATTCAAGCCATGAATATGGAGCTTATTCAAACAACCGATAAATTGGGTGAAATTTTAGGTGTTGCAGCACGTGTAGACGAGTTTCAGGCCATGACCCACGTGACCGTTTATGCTCAAGATCACCCAGGTTTATTTGCACGCATTGTTGGGGCTTTAGGTGTTGCCGGAGCGACCATTGCTGGGGCAAAAATTCATACAACGCGTGACGGCATGGCCCTTGATAATTTTTTAATACAAGACGCAGACCGCCAAGCATATAATGATCCAATAAAATTGGAAAAATTAGAGCGCACGATTCACGAAACACTTCTTGGAAAAGTGAAAATTACAGAGCGTTTGAAAAAACGTAAGATTATTGGCGATAAATCAGCACATTTTCATATTAACCCCGTTGTCTCTATTGACAATAATGCATCTAGCAAAAGCACAGTCATTGAAGTGAGTGCTAAAGATCGCCAAGGTCTTCTTCATGATTTATCTTTTGTGTTATATCGATTAAAACTGTCGCTTATTTCTGCACATGTGGCAACATGGGGCGAGCATGCTGTTGATACCTTCTATGTCTCTGACCTGACTGGGGGTAAAATTACAAATAAGGTGCGGCTCAGAAATATTGAACAAAAACTATTGCTAGCCTCTGAGGGGAAGTCTCCCTGGGGAGAGGCGTTGGATAAGTAG
- the murJ gene encoding murein biosynthesis integral membrane protein MurJ, with protein sequence MTLGKGISLVGGLTLVSRLFGFVRDLLMARYLGAGMAADAFFIAFKLPNFFRRLFAEGAFSVAFIPMFSRILGKDITEESQANARVFAEKVLAVFLPILLLLLLIMELAMVPVMFGLTGGFEGNQEKFNLAVELGRYTFPYLVLVSLVTLWAGMLNAFGRFAAAAFAPVLLNISMIAAMLMAPETDVIVARYLAVGISVAGVLQLVLLMYAAKKNNLSLRLRLPRLSPDVKQLLILIGPAAVGAGAMQLNLLIDVFLAARYLPEGSVSWLFYADRLNQLPIGVIGVAVGTVLLPDIARRLGSGDETGALHQQNQALVFSMMLTIPAALALATIAQPLIASLFEREAFSSADSFQTSAALVAYALGLPAYVLTKVLAPGFYARGDTKTPVKFGIITLVVNTSANLLLIGPFGHVGLALGTAIAAWVNVLLLYGSLHLRGHFSLIKGVRLKLVKFLLSAVVMAYGLMVASAYLRPFFAEDTLGRVGALAALIVGGGLLYFIVLLLIRGIGLSEFRAIFSRKA encoded by the coding sequence ATGACGTTAGGAAAGGGCATATCATTGGTTGGAGGGCTAACGTTGGTTAGTCGCCTCTTTGGGTTTGTTCGAGATTTGTTAATGGCTCGCTATTTAGGGGCAGGCATGGCAGCGGATGCATTTTTCATTGCCTTCAAGTTACCTAACTTCTTCCGCCGGCTTTTTGCAGAAGGCGCTTTCTCAGTTGCTTTTATTCCTATGTTCTCGAGAATTTTAGGGAAGGATATCACTGAAGAGTCTCAGGCAAATGCCCGAGTTTTTGCTGAGAAGGTCTTGGCTGTTTTCTTGCCTATTCTCTTGCTGCTTTTACTGATTATGGAACTGGCTATGGTGCCTGTGATGTTTGGGCTAACGGGTGGCTTTGAAGGAAATCAGGAAAAGTTTAACTTAGCAGTAGAGTTGGGTCGCTATACTTTCCCCTATTTGGTGCTTGTGTCTCTGGTTACTTTGTGGGCCGGGATGTTAAATGCGTTCGGTCGATTTGCCGCTGCTGCCTTTGCGCCAGTTTTGCTAAATATTTCTATGATAGCTGCGATGCTTATGGCTCCTGAGACAGATGTTATTGTTGCGCGATATTTGGCAGTTGGTATTTCTGTCGCCGGAGTTTTGCAATTGGTGCTGCTCATGTATGCAGCAAAAAAAAATAACCTGTCCCTCAGATTACGGCTCCCAAGGCTTTCACCAGACGTGAAGCAACTGCTTATATTAATTGGCCCCGCAGCGGTGGGCGCCGGCGCCATGCAATTGAACTTACTCATTGATGTTTTTCTGGCTGCGCGCTACTTGCCGGAAGGGTCTGTCAGTTGGCTCTTCTATGCTGATCGTCTTAACCAATTGCCCATTGGGGTTATTGGTGTTGCTGTAGGGACGGTTCTTTTGCCTGACATTGCTCGCAGACTAGGCAGTGGTGATGAGACAGGGGCCTTGCACCAGCAGAATCAAGCGCTGGTTTTTTCCATGATGCTCACAATCCCTGCTGCCCTGGCTTTAGCAACGATTGCGCAGCCTCTAATAGCCAGCCTTTTTGAGCGAGAAGCCTTTAGTAGTGCAGATAGTTTTCAGACGTCAGCAGCGCTTGTTGCCTATGCGCTTGGCCTACCGGCATATGTATTAACCAAAGTTCTTGCGCCCGGATTCTATGCGCGCGGTGATACGAAGACACCGGTTAAATTTGGGATTATTACACTTGTGGTTAATACGTCGGCTAATCTGTTGCTTATTGGCCCTTTTGGTCATGTAGGGCTTGCCTTAGGTACAGCAATTGCAGCCTGGGTTAATGTTCTTTTACTCTATGGTAGCCTTCATCTCAGAGGACATTTCTCATTGATTAAGGGGGTGCGTTTAAAGTTGGTGAAATTCTTACTCTCGGCTGTTGTCATGGCCTATGGGTTGATGGTAGCGAGTGCTTACTTGAGGCCATTTTTTGCTGAGGACACGCTGGGCCGCGTTGGCGCGCTAGCAGCCTTGATCGTTGGCGGCGGTCTTCTCTATTTTATAGTTCTCCTTTTGATACGGGGCATAGGCCTTTCAGAATTTCGCGCTATTTTCTCTCGAAAAGCTTGA
- the trpS gene encoding tryptophan--tRNA ligase, with protein sequence MTLGNYLGAFKNWVALQQDYECLYCVVDMHAITVWQDPADLAAQTREAAAAYLACGVNPKESILFNQSQVSGHAELSWIFNCIARLGWLNRMTQFKDKAGKNSQNASTGLYVYPNLMAADILLYQATHVPVGDDQKQHLELTRDIAAKFNHDYNTEIFPEVHPIIMGEGARIMSLRDGSKKMSKSDPSEASRINLNDTSDILAKKIRKAKTDPELIPAKAELLEGRPEAQNLIGIMAALAERSRDDICAEYEGKGFGDFKKGLTEVVIDKLAPITEEMARLQNEPAYIDQVLRDGSERASALSEPILKEVKKIVGFIQ encoded by the coding sequence ATGACTCTAGGTAATTATCTTGGAGCTTTTAAAAACTGGGTTGCTTTGCAGCAGGATTATGAGTGTTTATATTGTGTCGTAGATATGCATGCCATTACGGTTTGGCAGGACCCGGCTGATCTGGCTGCTCAAACCCGTGAAGCTGCCGCTGCATATCTTGCTTGCGGCGTTAATCCAAAAGAATCGATCTTATTTAATCAGTCACAAGTGTCTGGACATGCTGAGCTGAGCTGGATTTTTAACTGTATTGCACGGTTGGGATGGCTAAACCGTATGACACAGTTTAAGGATAAAGCTGGGAAAAATAGCCAAAATGCTTCTACAGGTCTCTATGTATATCCAAACCTTATGGCAGCGGATATTTTACTTTATCAAGCTACCCATGTGCCTGTTGGAGATGATCAAAAGCAACACCTAGAATTGACCCGTGACATTGCTGCTAAATTTAATCATGATTATAACACAGAAATTTTCCCTGAAGTTCATCCGATCATCATGGGAGAGGGCGCTCGTATCATGAGTTTGCGCGATGGCTCCAAGAAAATGTCCAAATCTGACCCTTCAGAGGCATCACGTATAAATTTGAACGATACATCAGATATATTGGCGAAAAAAATTCGTAAAGCAAAGACTGACCCTGAATTGATTCCAGCCAAAGCAGAGCTGCTTGAGGGCCGACCAGAAGCACAAAATCTTATTGGCATTATGGCTGCACTTGCAGAGCGATCACGGGATGATATTTGCGCAGAATACGAAGGCAAAGGCTTTGGTGACTTTAAAAAGGGCCTCACTGAGGTGGTGATTGATAAATTAGCGCCCATCACGGAAGAAATGGCCAGATTGCAAAATGAACCTGCTTACATAGATCAAGTATTAAGAGATGGTAGTGAACGAGCGTCCGCTCTCTCGGAGCCTATCCTAAAAGAAGTTAAGAAAATTGTGGGCTTTATTCAGTAA
- a CDS encoding Rieske (2Fe-2S) protein — MKSGAVSQAPSPAYLADYPAGPAVGTLMATLSDLQKTGSKNVIFKKEDKQLQVLLHCTVKGIKAYINSCPHARVPLNLFGDRFMDITDRYLLCQTHGARFEPETGYCIAGPCKGEYLRSVAIKVTEKAIYSA, encoded by the coding sequence ATGAAGAGCGGGGCCGTCTCACAAGCTCCCAGCCCAGCATATCTTGCTGATTATCCCGCGGGGCCTGCAGTTGGTACGCTGATGGCTACCCTCAGTGATCTTCAAAAAACTGGCAGTAAAAATGTCATCTTCAAGAAAGAAGATAAGCAACTGCAAGTCTTGTTACACTGCACAGTCAAAGGTATAAAAGCCTATATTAACAGTTGTCCCCATGCCCGTGTTCCTCTCAATTTATTTGGAGATCGCTTTATGGATATAACAGATCGCTATCTTTTATGCCAAACTCATGGCGCACGATTTGAGCCAGAGACAGGCTATTGCATCGCTGGCCCCTGCAAAGGGGAATATCTAAGATCTGTGGCAATCAAAGTCACTGAGAAAGCTATTTATTCGGCATAA
- a CDS encoding EVE domain-containing protein, with the protein MRYWLVKSEPHDWSWSDQNSVESEPWTGVRNYQAQNHMRSMAKGDNVLFYHSGKTREIVGICTVSRAEYPDPSDETGRWCLVDLKAKQALREPVTLTAIKADSNFADLALVRQPRLSVMPITEKAYSKIIAMGGL; encoded by the coding sequence ATGCGCTACTGGCTCGTGAAATCTGAACCCCATGACTGGTCTTGGTCCGATCAAAATTCTGTAGAATCAGAGCCTTGGACAGGGGTCCGCAATTACCAGGCCCAAAATCATATGCGGTCCATGGCTAAAGGCGATAACGTTCTTTTTTACCATTCTGGAAAAACTCGCGAAATCGTTGGTATATGCACTGTCTCACGCGCTGAATACCCTGACCCGAGCGATGAAACCGGGCGCTGGTGCCTTGTCGACTTGAAAGCCAAACAGGCCCTTCGCGAGCCCGTTACGCTAACGGCCATCAAAGCAGATTCAAACTTTGCGGATCTGGCCCTTGTGCGTCAACCCCGTCTTTCGGTGATGCCAATTACCGAGAAAGCCTATTCAAAAATCATAGCTATGGGCGGGCTTTGA
- a CDS encoding YciI family protein, giving the protein MLFIITCTDNPNSVDLRMATRPNHIQYLKDAGDRLKLAGPKLTPGEDPKPIGSVIIIDADSEAAAKLFAEHDPYNQAGLFEQVTIEPYAAALGAWVPQD; this is encoded by the coding sequence ATGCTTTTTATAATCACTTGTACAGACAATCCGAATAGCGTTGATCTCAGAATGGCGACGCGCCCCAACCATATTCAATATCTTAAGGACGCAGGAGACCGACTAAAGCTCGCTGGACCTAAGCTGACCCCTGGCGAAGACCCAAAGCCTATTGGCAGTGTCATCATTATTGATGCAGATAGTGAAGCGGCTGCAAAACTTTTTGCAGAACATGATCCCTATAATCAAGCGGGCTTATTTGAACAAGTTACCATAGAACCTTACGCCGCAGCACTCGGTGCTTGGGTTCCTCAAGACTGA
- a CDS encoding NAD(P)H-dependent glycerol-3-phosphate dehydrogenase — translation MVRANRETLLWAREEEVVETINTHHENTLFLKGVALDPKLKATGLLEDLSECDAILMVSPAQHLRSSVISLKPYLKTDCPLIICSKGIEVTTGKLMSDVMAEVAPKQPFAILSGPTFAAEVVRGQFSAITLACEDEKLGNDLMDAIGTVNFRPYLSTDVIGSQIGGAVKNVLAIATGIAAGLDMGENTRAAVITRGLAEMVRFAASYGAENDTLMGLSGLGDLLLTCSSTQSRNMSLGKALGEGQTFSDYMADKLSVAEGAHTVKILHKIAVDRKISMPITEAVYRIIVDGEPVSDVFDELVNRPFTREDE, via the coding sequence ATGGTTCGCGCTAACAGAGAAACCCTTCTTTGGGCGCGTGAAGAAGAGGTTGTCGAAACGATCAACACACATCATGAGAATACACTTTTTCTAAAAGGGGTTGCCTTAGATCCTAAGTTAAAAGCCACAGGCCTTCTTGAAGACCTAAGTGAATGCGATGCAATTTTAATGGTGTCCCCAGCACAGCACTTACGTTCAAGTGTTATCTCCTTAAAACCCTATCTCAAAACCGACTGCCCGCTTATCATTTGTAGTAAAGGGATCGAAGTAACCACAGGAAAGCTTATGAGTGATGTCATGGCCGAAGTTGCTCCGAAACAGCCCTTTGCAATCCTGTCTGGCCCTACATTTGCCGCCGAAGTTGTGCGCGGACAATTTTCCGCAATAACCCTGGCCTGTGAAGATGAAAAACTTGGTAATGACCTAATGGATGCCATAGGGACTGTTAACTTCAGACCCTATTTATCAACGGATGTCATTGGCTCTCAAATAGGCGGTGCAGTTAAAAATGTTCTTGCAATCGCCACAGGGATCGCCGCAGGCTTGGATATGGGTGAGAATACCCGCGCTGCTGTCATCACCCGTGGCTTAGCCGAGATGGTCCGTTTCGCCGCCAGTTACGGGGCAGAAAATGACACCCTTATGGGCTTATCAGGCTTGGGGGATTTGCTGCTGACCTGTTCCAGTACCCAGTCCCGCAACATGTCGCTTGGGAAAGCCCTAGGGGAAGGCCAGACATTTTCTGATTATATGGCTGACAAGCTTTCAGTCGCCGAAGGCGCCCACACTGTAAAAATCCTCCATAAAATTGCTGTAGACCGTAAAATCAGTATGCCAATAACTGAGGCTGTTTACCGAATAATAGTCGACGGAGAGCCTGTATCAGACGTTTTTGATGAACTTGTGAACAGACCCTTCACCCGCGAAGATGAATAA
- the tsaD gene encoding tRNA (adenosine(37)-N6)-threonylcarbamoyltransferase complex transferase subunit TsaD — protein sequence MNAKDKITPKYVLGIETSCDETAVAIVSSDKEIIAHKILSQIEEHAVYGGVVPEIAARSHITHLDSLVENCLSSADLALQDMNAIAATTGPGLIGGLMVGMMTAKAMAQSSGLPFIAVNHLAAHALTPRLTDPDGSKTAFPYLMLLMSGGHCQILEVLDVDDFKRLGTTLDDATGEAFDKTAKLLGLGYPGGPQVEQAALKGDKTRFPLPQPMKGKAGFDFSFSGLKTAVRREAEKCVAEHGYLREIEINDLCACFQDTMAKCLMDRLGRAMKDYTSRHSKGGRRLIIAGGVAANTYLRNALESLACEHNFTLSAPPLALCTDNGAMIAWAGMERFLKTPEINEINQPARPRWPLDQKAEPRVGRGKKGAKA from the coding sequence AGCGATAAAGAGATAATTGCACATAAAATTCTATCACAAATTGAAGAACACGCGGTCTATGGCGGTGTCGTGCCAGAAATTGCTGCACGCAGCCATATCACTCATTTAGATAGCCTCGTTGAAAACTGTCTTTCTTCGGCGGACTTAGCCCTTCAAGACATGAATGCTATAGCGGCAACAACAGGTCCAGGGCTCATTGGAGGGCTTATGGTTGGCATGATGACTGCTAAGGCAATGGCCCAGTCAAGCGGCCTGCCTTTCATTGCAGTTAACCATCTTGCTGCTCACGCACTCACACCACGCTTGACTGATCCTGACGGGTCAAAAACAGCCTTTCCCTATTTAATGCTATTGATGTCAGGCGGACACTGCCAAATTTTGGAAGTGTTAGATGTAGATGACTTTAAGCGCTTAGGCACCACTTTGGATGATGCCACTGGCGAAGCTTTCGATAAGACAGCAAAGCTTTTAGGTCTCGGGTATCCCGGGGGGCCTCAGGTAGAACAAGCTGCACTCAAAGGGGATAAAACCCGCTTTCCACTACCTCAACCAATGAAAGGTAAGGCTGGTTTTGATTTTTCCTTTTCTGGACTGAAAACAGCTGTTCGTCGAGAAGCCGAAAAATGTGTCGCTGAACATGGCTACCTCCGAGAAATTGAGATTAATGATTTATGTGCTTGCTTCCAAGATACTATGGCAAAATGTCTTATGGATCGCCTCGGTCGAGCTATGAAAGACTATACATCTCGCCACTCTAAAGGGGGTCGGCGTTTAATTATTGCCGGCGGCGTTGCTGCGAATACCTATTTGCGCAATGCCCTTGAATCCCTTGCCTGTGAGCATAATTTCACTCTATCAGCACCGCCTTTGGCTCTTTGTACAGACAATGGTGCTATGATTGCCTGGGCAGGGATGGAACGCTTTTTAAAGACACCTGAGATCAATGAGATCAATCAACCTGCGCGCCCTCGATGGCCTCTTGATCAAAAAGCTGAACCGCGTGTTGGCCGCGGTAAAAAGGGTGCAAAGGCCTAA